A genomic stretch from Burkholderia pyrrocinia includes:
- a CDS encoding YdcF family protein encodes MILFDSFVLLFICFMLCRKRRRVISIAAVALFWLLATGWLTAPLIAWSEAGVVPVEHPDMHGRTTLILLGTGTRRTDSGLQPPPDGIARIHKVAALYRVCRQQAERCTVLMSGGDPQHHGETEAAVYGRQLIEEGVAPGDLVLEPNSRTTYENAKFTASILRPQYDDARILVTSSYQMRRALLDFRRFGIDPQPVYANRRRAQTGWLPRWRNVANAEQALHELVGIAQFHVYRWLGWF; translated from the coding sequence TTGATTCTGTTCGATTCATTTGTACTTCTCTTCATCTGTTTCATGCTCTGCCGCAAGCGGCGACGAGTCATCTCGATCGCCGCCGTTGCGCTGTTCTGGCTGCTCGCGACAGGCTGGCTCACCGCGCCGCTGATCGCGTGGAGCGAGGCGGGCGTCGTGCCGGTCGAGCACCCGGACATGCATGGGCGAACCACGCTGATTCTGCTCGGCACCGGCACGCGCCGCACCGACTCCGGGCTGCAGCCGCCGCCCGATGGCATCGCGCGCATCCACAAGGTGGCGGCGCTTTATCGCGTGTGCCGGCAGCAGGCCGAGCGCTGCACCGTATTGATGTCGGGCGGCGACCCGCAGCATCACGGCGAAACCGAGGCAGCCGTATACGGCCGCCAGCTCATCGAGGAAGGCGTCGCCCCCGGCGACCTCGTTCTCGAACCGAACAGCCGCACAACCTACGAAAACGCGAAATTCACTGCGTCTATACTACGCCCACAGTATGACGACGCACGCATTCTCGTCACCTCGTCGTATCAGATGCGCCGTGCCCTGCTCGATTTCCGCCGATTCGGCATCGATCCGCAGCCCGTTTATGCGAATCGCCGGCGTGCGCAAACAGGCTGGCTGCCACGCTGGCGCAACGTGGCCAACGCCGAGCAGGCGCTGCACGAGCTGGTCGGCATCGCGCAATTCCACGTCTACCGATGGCTCGGATGGTTCTGA
- a CDS encoding LysR family transcriptional regulator yields the protein MNVTLRQLRVFIEVARLKSFSRAGDEIGLTQSAVSRCVRELEAELGLKLIDRTTRDVQLTDVGANLIASVSRLIDDLDDTLREIREIGEQRRGRVIVAASPTIACRLMPRVVASCERQFPFVTLGLRDDVQSDVLRKVKSSEVDFGVVIGPLTVADLVCEPLMTDSFCLVARADHPLAARSEVPWTALDGERLVLLDHASGSRPLIDAALAAHHVNATVMQELGHSATVFGLVEAGVGVSVQPWLSLPLPTGSTLVARPLTPRTERTVELVRRRDRSLSPAAQAIWELVRQMPARAEDLD from the coding sequence ATGAACGTCACGCTGCGCCAGCTTCGCGTATTCATCGAGGTAGCGCGGCTCAAGAGCTTCAGTCGCGCGGGCGACGAGATCGGGCTCACGCAGTCCGCGGTCAGCCGCTGCGTGCGGGAGCTCGAGGCCGAGCTTGGGCTGAAGTTGATCGACCGCACGACGCGCGACGTGCAACTCACCGACGTCGGCGCGAACCTGATCGCGAGCGTGTCGCGTCTGATCGACGATCTCGACGACACGCTGCGCGAGATTCGCGAGATCGGCGAGCAGCGCCGCGGGCGCGTGATCGTCGCGGCGAGCCCGACGATCGCCTGCAGGCTGATGCCGCGCGTGGTTGCATCGTGCGAGCGCCAGTTTCCGTTCGTGACGCTTGGCCTGCGAGACGACGTGCAGAGCGACGTGCTGCGCAAGGTGAAGTCGAGCGAAGTCGATTTCGGCGTCGTGATCGGGCCGCTTACGGTCGCCGATCTCGTCTGCGAACCGCTGATGACCGATTCGTTTTGCCTCGTCGCGCGTGCCGATCATCCGCTCGCGGCGCGTTCCGAGGTGCCGTGGACGGCGCTGGACGGCGAGCGCCTCGTGCTCCTCGATCACGCGTCGGGAAGCCGGCCGCTGATCGATGCCGCGCTGGCCGCCCATCATGTCAATGCGACGGTGATGCAGGAACTCGGGCATTCGGCGACCGTGTTCGGGCTCGTCGAGGCCGGCGTCGGCGTGAGCGTGCAGCCGTGGCTGTCGCTGCCGCTGCCGACCGGCTCGACACTCGTCGCGCGGCCGCTCACGCCGCGCACCGAGCGCACGGTCGAACTGGTGCGCCGCCGCGACCGGTCGTTGTCGCCCGCGGCGCAGGCGATCTGGGAACTCGTGCGGCAGATGCCGGCGAGGGCGGAAGACCTCGACTGA
- a CDS encoding pyridoxal phosphate-dependent aminotransferase has product MTHSAGFSPTTDEPAARAAVHALRPSLIREVANAGFGVPDMLPFWFGESDRVTPDFIRDAAAAALRDGATFYTHNLGTAPLRDAIAAYVSARHGATAADTVAVTSSGVNALMLAAQMLVGPGERVVEVTPLWPNLVEIPKILGAQVECVPLGYGDAGWQLDVDRLLDALTPDTRMLLVNSPNNPTGWTMSRDDQRAVLAHCRRHGIWLVADEVYERLAFGDGGAPSFLDIASRDERVVVVNSFSKAWAMTGWRLGWLIAPASVMGDLSKLVEYNTSCAPGFVQAAGEVALRDGEPFVRSFVAALREARDHLVAALRTLPGVEVPPPPGAMYLFLRLPGAADSLAFCKTLVRDAGLGLAPGRAFGPEGEGFVRWCYACDPARLDAGVERLRRFLAHGAVAR; this is encoded by the coding sequence ATGACGCATTCCGCAGGTTTTTCCCCGACGACCGACGAGCCGGCGGCGCGCGCCGCGGTGCACGCGCTGCGTCCGTCGCTGATCCGTGAGGTGGCGAACGCCGGCTTCGGCGTGCCGGACATGCTGCCGTTCTGGTTCGGCGAGTCCGACCGCGTGACGCCGGATTTCATCCGCGACGCCGCGGCCGCGGCGCTGCGCGACGGCGCGACCTTCTACACGCACAACCTCGGCACTGCGCCGCTGCGCGACGCGATTGCGGCCTACGTGAGCGCGCGTCATGGTGCGACGGCGGCCGACACGGTCGCCGTGACGAGTTCGGGCGTGAACGCGCTGATGCTGGCCGCGCAGATGCTGGTCGGCCCGGGCGAGCGTGTCGTCGAGGTCACGCCGCTGTGGCCGAATCTCGTCGAGATTCCGAAGATCCTCGGCGCGCAGGTCGAATGCGTGCCGCTCGGCTATGGCGACGCGGGCTGGCAGCTCGATGTCGACCGGCTGCTCGACGCGCTGACGCCCGATACGCGGATGCTGCTGGTCAACTCGCCGAACAATCCGACCGGCTGGACGATGTCGCGCGACGATCAGCGGGCCGTGCTTGCCCATTGTCGGCGTCACGGCATCTGGCTGGTCGCCGACGAGGTGTACGAACGGCTTGCGTTCGGCGACGGCGGCGCGCCGTCGTTCCTCGATATCGCATCGCGCGATGAGCGGGTCGTTGTCGTGAATTCGTTCTCGAAGGCATGGGCGATGACGGGCTGGCGGCTGGGATGGCTCATTGCGCCGGCATCGGTGATGGGCGATCTGTCGAAGCTCGTCGAATACAACACGTCGTGCGCGCCGGGCTTCGTGCAGGCCGCGGGCGAGGTCGCGCTGCGCGACGGCGAGCCGTTCGTGCGGTCGTTCGTCGCGGCGCTGCGCGAAGCGCGCGATCACCTGGTCGCCGCGCTGCGGACGCTGCCGGGCGTCGAGGTGCCGCCTCCACCGGGCGCGATGTACCTGTTCCTGCGCCTGCCGGGCGCGGCCGACAGTCTCGCGTTCTGCAAGACGCTGGTGCGCGATGCGGGGCTCGGCCTCGCGCCCGGGCGGGCATTCGGCCCGGAGGGGGAAGGATTCGTGCGCTGGTGCTACGCATGCGATCCGGCACGACTCGACGCGGGCGTCGAGCGGCTGCGCCGGTTCCTCGCGCACGGCGCGGTTGCCCGCTGA
- the scpB gene encoding SMC-Scp complex subunit ScpB, translating into MNTQEAKIVLETALICAQEPLKLGDLRKLFADGVSADTVRTLLEDLKQDWSGRGVELVALATGWRFQSKPAMRHYLDRLHPEKPPKYSRAVLETLAIIAYRQPVTRGDIEEIRGVTVNTQVVKQLEDRGWIEVIGHRDVPGRPALYATTKQFLDDLGLKALDELPALEEPAANIEAALLAQHAMDFDGAVPVADDTPQAGDAADDVPQAQADEASAGQLAELPGDAATDVASTQEMPNRDTLDADRRQTEQTEQVGAEAVPTDVQPEPLRADRSEEDRKPAAEAAAGDGAEAAGDMPGEVGQADASRSRPADGEMLDDTSDSLADAVRSASAPIGADALPDDEAEPEQRRA; encoded by the coding sequence ATGAATACCCAAGAGGCGAAGATCGTCCTCGAGACTGCTTTGATCTGCGCGCAGGAACCGCTGAAACTCGGCGATTTGCGCAAGCTCTTTGCCGACGGCGTGTCGGCTGACACGGTCCGCACGTTGCTCGAAGATCTGAAACAGGATTGGTCCGGCCGCGGCGTCGAACTGGTGGCGCTGGCGACCGGATGGCGCTTCCAGAGCAAGCCGGCGATGCGTCACTATCTGGATCGCCTGCATCCCGAGAAGCCGCCGAAATATTCGCGCGCGGTGCTCGAAACGCTCGCGATCATCGCGTACCGGCAACCCGTCACGCGCGGCGACATCGAAGAGATTCGCGGCGTCACGGTCAATACGCAGGTGGTCAAGCAACTCGAGGATCGCGGCTGGATCGAGGTGATCGGTCATCGTGACGTGCCGGGGCGTCCGGCGCTGTATGCGACGACCAAGCAGTTCCTCGACGATCTCGGCCTGAAGGCGCTCGACGAGCTGCCGGCGCTCGAGGAGCCGGCAGCGAACATCGAGGCCGCGCTGCTTGCGCAGCACGCAATGGACTTCGACGGCGCCGTACCGGTTGCCGACGACACGCCGCAAGCCGGTGACGCAGCAGACGACGTGCCGCAGGCGCAGGCGGATGAAGCGTCCGCCGGCCAATTGGCCGAATTGCCGGGGGATGCCGCGACCGATGTCGCGTCGACGCAGGAAATGCCGAACCGCGATACGCTCGATGCTGATCGCCGGCAAACGGAACAAACGGAACAGGTTGGCGCCGAAGCAGTGCCGACCGATGTGCAGCCCGAGCCGCTGCGCGCGGATCGGAGCGAGGAAGATCGCAAGCCGGCCGCCGAAGCGGCTGCCGGAGACGGAGCGGAAGCGGCCGGCGACATGCCCGGCGAGGTTGGCCAGGCCGACGCCTCCCGTTCCCGTCCCGCGGACGGCGAGATGCTGGACGACACGTCCGACAGTCTCGCCGATGCCGTACGAAGCGCCAGTGCGCCCATCGGCGCCGACGCGCTGCCGGACGACGAAGCAGAACCCGAACAGCGTCGCGCCTGA